A genomic window from Sparus aurata chromosome 14, fSpaAur1.1, whole genome shotgun sequence includes:
- the LOC115595458 gene encoding neural Wiskott-Aldrich syndrome protein-like has translation MYNISLGCFMEMLTYLFFLPQGALLKFLSPQALPKEPSTDEATPSTSSSIHKEEADMEDSRSSGAMASSTDASLLSADVSSLAQGPTLPMATVDIKNPEISNVQLYHNNSQVNNIVHSSFPKREKKSKGKKKRLTKADIGTPSNFQHIGHVGWDPNTGFNLNNLDPELKNLFYMCGISEAQLKDKETSKVIYGFIKKKGGVEAVKNGLRRQAE, from the exons ATGTATAACATTAGCTTGGGATGTTTTATGGAAATGCTAACAtatcttttcttcctccctcaaGGTGCTTTGCTTAAATTTCTCAGCCCTCAGGCTCTTCCTAAGGAACCCTCCACTGATGAAG CTACACCATCAACTTCATCCTCCATTCATAAGGAAGAAGCTGACATGGAAGACAGTCGATCCAGTGGTGCCATGGCCTCCTCGACAGATGCATCACTTCTAAGTGCTGATGTTTCCTCTTTAGCACAAG GTCCCACGTTGCCCATGGCCACTGTCGATATCAAAAACCCCGAGATCAGCAATGTTCAGCTTTACCACAACAACTCTCAGGTGAACAACATCGTACACTCCTCCTTCCccaagagggagaagaagagcaaggggaagaagaagaggttgaCCAAGGCAGACATCGGCACACCGAGCAACTTCCA GCACATCGGGCATGTAGGGTGGGATCCAAACACAGGCTTTAAT CTGAATAACTTGGACCCAGAGCTGAAGAACCTGTTTTATATGTGCGGCATCTCCGAGGCTCAGCTGAAGGACAAGGAGACTTCGAAGGTCATCTATGGCTTCATCAAGAAGAAAGGAGGCGTCGAAGCCGTCAAAAATGGGCTGCGGAGACAAG CTGAATAA
- the LOC115595459 gene encoding neural Wiskott-Aldrich syndrome protein-like, with translation MCGISEAQLKDKETSKVIYDFIEKKGGVEAVKKELRRQAPPPSPSRGGPPPPPLLNNLDPELKNLFDMCGISEAQLKDKETSKVIHDFIEKKGGVEAVKKELRRQAPPPSPSRGGPPPQPLLNNLDPELKNLFDMCGISEAQLKDKETSKVIHDFIEKKGGVEAVKKELRRQDEDDDDDDDEDFENEDEWED, from the exons ATGTGCGGCATCTCCGAGGCTCAGCTGAAGGACAAGGAGACTTCGAAGGTCATCTACGACTTCATCGAGAAGAAAGGAGGCGTCGAAGCCGTCAAGAAAGAGCTGCGGAGACAAG ctcctccaccctctccatCCAGAGGCGgccctcctcccccacctcta CTGAATAACTTGGACCCAGAGCTGAAGAACCTGTTCGATATGTGCGGCATCTCCGAGGCTCAGCTGAAGGACAAGGAGACTTCGAAGGTCATCCACGACTTCATCGAGAAGAAAGGAGGCGTCGAAGCCGTCAAGAAAGAGCTGCGGAGACAAG ctcctccaccctctccatCCAGAGGCGGCCCTCCTCCCCAACCTCTA CTGAATAACTTGGACCCAGAGCTGAAGAACCTGTTCGATATGTGCGGCATCTCCGAGGCTCAGCTGAAGGACAAGGAGACTTCGAAGGTCATCCACGACTTCATCGAAAAGAAAGGAGGCGTCGAAGCCGTCAAGAAAGAGCTGCGGAGACAAG ATGAggatgatgacgacgacgatgatgaaGACTTTGAGAATGAAGATGAATGGGAGGACTAG